ttccacctccgccctggccgccgccagctccgctgcagccagcctggccgccctcACCGCTGCTGCAGTggcttgtgccgtcgctcgcctgcgctcctctgccgcggcgagctcggcatctcgctgacgccgtgcgctcgaggcgaccgagcgctgagacggtgcgtcggacatggcgcgcctccagGGGGCTGCTGCGTGGAGAAGACGCAGCCTCAGACGAGCTGCCGCTCGTCTGCTCGGGTGAGGAAGGTGGAGTAGAGGGTGCAACAGGTGCTGCTGCGctagccgctgctgctgcgctaactgccgctgctgctgcgctagctgctgctgtgctagctgctgcttgggagggagaagTGCAGGAGATGTCTaacctacaggaaagtacggctcggataccagatgttagcagctcaattttcactctcattgagctgagaggatgacactcaagttggggaagttttctgggtttttcttcattcacactcacaatgccatgccaTCCCAAGGGGGGGCTGGGGATACATTTATACAAGGGGCTGCAGGGCAGCCAAGCTAGATGCTAAGGACACTAGTCCAAGATGCTAACTGCTAGTCCTAACTGCTGTCCTAGATGCCAACTGAAAGGTAGTCAAGATGCTGTCCTtgctgtcctctaggggcaGCAAAGCACAACGTGCTGCAGCAAGAGCATCTCCTCTTGtgcagccccacaaagaccaagtACACAGACTTATTCATCACCAACTTCTCAGCGTATGAAGACAACATGCTCTGCAAATCGTGGCTAGAAATTAGCTGCGATCCTGTTGTCAACACCGGCCAGAGGAAGGAAACCTTTTGGATTCGTGTGCTCAACAGATATAATTCCAAATGCGGCAGCCATCCGATGAGGACCCAAAAATCCATTATGAGTCGTTGGGATCACATCAAGGCTGAAGTAAGCAAGTTCTCTGGACACATGACTGAGATGATCCGTTCCAATCCTAGTGGCATGTCGAATGCAGATAAGTCAGTGGCTGCTACTGTTGATTTTGCTAGTGTGGAGAAGCACAATTTCACTCTCATGCACTGCTGGCACATCCTGAAGGACGAGCCCAAATGGATGGAgcttaaaagaaaaatggacACCCCTCAAAATAGTGATTCCAGAGAAAATGCCCCCCCAGTGTGCAGCGAGACATTTTCGATCTTCATCCCGAAAAGTCCTCATCAAGTAGCCCATCAAAAAAACGTCCCATGGGGAGGTACACATCAAAAGAGGCTAAGAAGAAAGCTGATTCAACGTCCTCTGAGTACTTGTCCAAGATGCATGATCTATCTGTTCAGAAGATTGAGTTGGTCAAGGAAACAGAGGGTGAGCGCAAGACCCGGCTAGATGAAATTGTTACTATAGAGAAAGTAGAGACAGGGGAAGCTCGCGAGCACCGCAAGGTGATGCTGGACATAGAGAGGGAAATGTTGGCTCCGGATAAGCAATGACTTCAAAACAAGgctgaaaagaaagagaaggaagAGGACGAGCACATTTTAGCCATTAACCTTGATCAGTGTCTACCCATGCAACGCATGTACTATCAAGTGCTTCAAGAAGATATCATTCAGAAGTTGATGTCTCGACGTCGTGGACCAACTCAGTGAGGAAGTTGGTGGCAAATCATGTCAGTGGGATCTATGTAATCTGGgatcttgtgcttgaaatgagAGTTTCATTTCAGCTGGTTGTGTTAAGACTTGTGACTTTCAGTCTATATATCTGCTGTTGTGTGATATGAGATCACAGCATTGTCTTCTGTAATGTTATCTGGGATTATGGTTCATAATAATGTTGTCTATGTACTTATATTTGAGAACACAGTTTATATATGCTTCTAGTTGTATCTCTTAGTTGAAACATTAATCTTTTTGTGGACACTGTTAACTCAGTATTTCTTTTACTAATCAGTTCCATATTTCTTTTATTCATTAAAGCATAAGATTCATTAAATAAGATTCACTAATCAGTTCTTTTAGCATCAAGTGTTCCATATTTCTTGATCATTTCAGCAAAGTTCAGTCCACTTCTCTAGATCATTTTATTTCGTCCAATCATAAATgttacaaaagaaaaaaaagaaaaaactacagTTTCTGAAGCATTACAactgaagaaaaggaaaaaaaactagaTTGAACCATATCGCATCCAGTTGTGCTCTATGAGATCCTTCTGAAGTTGGATATGGCAAGCTTGGTCACGCAACTTGTGATGTGCTGCTACAAAGGCTTCTCATTCCGCTACATTTCCACCTGAAGGGTTGACTTGTCTGCCAATGTTGTCAAAGTTGGTATTGATTGCCTCAGACTTCTCATCCTCGACAATCATGTTATGCATGATAATACAAGCGGTCATAATATCAGAAAGCTGCTCCCTATCCCATCCATAAGCCGGCCCACAGATTACTGCCCACCTAGCTTGAAGAACTCCAAAAGCTCTCTCAATATCCTTGCGCGCACCCTCTTGCACAGCAGCAAAATGTTGTGTCTTCCTCTCCATAGGATGGCGAACACTCTTGACAAATGCTGGCCAATCAGGGTATATACCATCTGCAAGGTAGTACCCCATGTCATATGTCTGTCCGTTGACGGTGAAGTGAACAGGAGGTGACTCTCCTCGGATATATGCTGAGAAAATAGGCGACCTCTGCAGAACATTGATAACATTGCAGCTGCCTGGAAGGCCAAAGTAGGCATGCCATATCCAAAGGTCATGAGATGCTACAGCCTCCAAGATCATGGATGGGTGCTTCCCGCGTCCAGTGAACATGCCCTTCCAAACAGTAGGGCAGTTCCGCCATTCCCAGTGCATACAATCTATGCTACCAAGCATACCTGGGAAACCTCGTCTCTCACCCTCTTGCAGTACACGAGCCACATCGACAGGGGTTAGAGAATGCAGGTATTCCTCCCCAAAGGCAACTATAACAGCACTGTAGAAATGGTTAAGAGCCTCACGAGCAGTTGACGTGCCAATTTGCACATACTCATCAACGGCGTCTAACGGCAAACCATACGCCAGTATGCGCATTGCGGCTACCACCTTCTGCAAAGCACTCAATCCTAAAAGCCCAGTACAATCCTCGCGTTGCTGGAAGTAGCTGTCCACAGACTGAACTGCATTAAGAATGCGGATGAACACGTGACGCTTCATACGGAACCTGCAAGATAGAAAATATAAGCAACATGCACATATTGAGAGAAAAGACAATAATTTGACATGCCATGTCCTATACCTTTCACGAAACTTTTCAGAGATGTAAATAGGATTGGCAGCAAAGTATTGGCGTATGATCCTTACCTCTCCATCAGCACGTTCTCTGGGGACAAATCGTCTCACATGTATTAAGCCGTGGTAGGAGCTCTCTGCATCCATGGCTGACACCAGAATGTGtatgtcgtcatcatcatcgagAAACTCATAATTCGGGTTATCCTCAGCAATCAAGTAACGAACAAAGGGTACAATCTTCGTCCTCCATTGTTTGGTGTATGCAATCATTGGGTATATGCAATCATTGAGTATGCATCATATACATTCATCATTCTCAGTACAGCTTCTGCAATTTAAAATAAAAGATAAAGGCAAAAAATAGTTAAGGTAGATAGAATGGTGCTGCCCTCTCATTTTGAATACATGGTGCTGTGAATTTTGCAAGGTGTCAACTGAATGTTTATTTCTATCTATTCCAAATCTTATATTTTAGAGTTCATATTCACTATGTAACCTTCAGCTAAAACCAAGCTTACATTAGTGGTACAGAAATTTATTTATGCTACTGATTGTCTCCATATAGAAAGCATCATTCTCAGTTCAGAAACTGATTTATGCTACTGATTGTCTACAAGAAGAAGTACCATACAATGCAAAAGATTTGGTGTCAGTTATCATTCACACCTTATGGCAAGAGATGATGCAACAT
The nucleotide sequence above comes from Panicum virgatum strain AP13 chromosome 3K, P.virgatum_v5, whole genome shotgun sequence. Encoded proteins:
- the LOC120698095 gene encoding uncharacterized protein LOC120698095 isoform X2 is translated as MERFRMKRHVFIRILNAVQSVDSYFQQREDCTGLLGLSALQKVVAAMRILAYGLPLDAVDEYVQIGTSTAREALNHFYSAVIVAFGEEYLHSLTPVDVARVLQEGERRGFPGMLGSIDCMHWEWRNCPTVWKGMFTGRGKHPSMILEAVASHDLWIWHAYFGLPGSCNVINVLQRSPIFSAYIRGESPPVHFTVNGQTYDMGYYLADGIYPDWPAFVKSVRHPMERKTQHFAAVQEGARKDIERAFGVLQARWAVICGPAYGWDREQLSDIMTACIIMHNMIVEDEKSEAINTNFDNIGRQVNPSGGNVAE
- the LOC120698095 gene encoding uncharacterized protein LOC120698095 isoform X1; translation: MIAYTKQWRTKIVPFVRYLIAEDNPNYEFLDDDDDIHILVSAMDAESSYHGLIHVRRFVPRERADGEVRIIRQYFAANPIYISEKFRERFRMKRHVFIRILNAVQSVDSYFQQREDCTGLLGLSALQKVVAAMRILAYGLPLDAVDEYVQIGTSTAREALNHFYSAVIVAFGEEYLHSLTPVDVARVLQEGERRGFPGMLGSIDCMHWEWRNCPTVWKGMFTGRGKHPSMILEAVASHDLWIWHAYFGLPGSCNVINVLQRSPIFSAYIRGESPPVHFTVNGQTYDMGYYLADGIYPDWPAFVKSVRHPMERKTQHFAAVQEGARKDIERAFGVLQARWAVICGPAYGWDREQLSDIMTACIIMHNMIVEDEKSEAINTNFDNIGRQVNPSGGNVAE